A segment of the Candidatus Protochlamydia naegleriophila genome:
ATAGTTCTGCTGCTGGACAATCGCTCAAAATTGGGGTTGTCAATGCAAAGAGATGTTTGGATGAGTCAAAACTCGGCAAGCAAGAGCAGGCTAATTTTGAAAAAATGAAGAAGCAGATGGAGTCTATCCTCCAAGATAAAGAGCATGATTTAGAAGAGATCGAAGCCAAGCTAAATGATGAAGACTACATGGATAGTATCTCTGAAGAAGCTGCGCTTGAGCTCAAACGCAAAAAGCGTAATTTGAGAAATGAAGGGTTGCAGCTCCAAAATCAATACATTCAGACTCTGCAGCAAACAAATCTTAAAATCGTTCAGAAGTTGACAGACACGATTGCGAAAGCATCAAATCAAGTGGCTCAAGATTCTTCTAGCGGACAAACAATCGATGTGATCTTTAGCGATGAAGCATGCACTTATTTTGCTCCTCAGTTGGATATCACAGACCGAGTTGTTGCTAAGATGAATGCTATTTTTGATGTCGAATCAAAAGATTCAGCAAAGAGATAATCTTTAAAAGAGATTTGCACTTAGCCTGGTTTTGAGTTCGCTCAAGACTAGATCTCTAGAAATGTCACTAGAAGCCGTCTCAAAACTGTAATTAGATTTGAAGACGGCTTCTTAGCACCCGATAAAAATTTAAATATTAGCCCCTTAGCTAACCATCGTTTAATGAGCGATGCTGCAACATAAAATTTAAAGCTGGTTTTATGAGAGAAGAAAAAAGTTTTAATCTGCAAGAGCTTGCGACTATAACGAATTGCAAATTGGTCGGCAATCCTACTCATCTCATTCGCAATGTCGCCGATTTGGAAAATGCCTCGTCTGAAGATGCTTCCTTTTTGGCGAATCCACGCTATTTGCAAGCCATGAAGGATTCAAAAGCTGGAGTCATCTTCATCGATTCTCAAGCGCCGCTTGTGGATGGTAAAAATTACCTGGTATCGGAACAGCCATCTCGAGCCTTTCAACAACTTGTAGATACACTATTTCCACAACGCGTTCATCCAAGTGGATTCACAGGCATTCACCCGACTGCTGTGATTCACGATACGGCTCAAATTGCTGATGGGGTTACAATTGGTCCTCAAGCCGTGATTGATGAAGGCGTTGTAATTGGGGCGCATACTTTTATCGGAGCTGGTTCGTATATCGGAGCCTGCACTCAAATTGGACAGAACTGCCTCATTCATCCGCGCGTTGTTGTTAGGGAAGATTGTTGGATAGGTAACCGTGTCATCTTGCAGCCAGGATGCGTCATCGGTTCGTGTGGCTTTGGTTACTTGACTGATAAACAAGGAAGGCATGTCAAACTCAATCAAGTTGGCAATGTTCGCATTGAAGATGATGTTGAAATTGGTGCCAATGCGACGATTGACCGTGCCCGCTTTAAAAGCACAGTTATTGGACAGGGCAGTAAAATTGACAACCTGGTCCAAATAGGACATGGTGTCAGCATCGGTCCATACAATATCATCGTTGCGCAAAGCGGCATTGCAGGCTCAACGACCACAGGTAAATACGTGGTTTTGGCCGGTCAAGTGGCTGTAGCTGGCCATATTCATTTAGCTGATGGTGTGACTGTTGCTGGAAAAAGTGGTATCACAAAGTCTTTACCTGCAGGTAAGTATGGAGGGATCCCAGCTGTTCCTATTGCTGATTATAACCGCAATCAAGTTTTTTTGAGAAAAATTGAAACCTTCGTTAACCAGCTCAAAGGGGTCGAGGCTCGCTTGCAAAAGCTCGAAGAAGTAATCTGAGCTTCGAGTCATCCGCTTGCAGCCTCTCAAGGTTGTTTGAAATTGCTCCTTGACAGTGGTTCATTTACTGTCGTCTTTGAAGCAATTTCCCCATCTTAAAAACTGCCAATGCTTCAAACCTGTTGTTTCAAGCATAGGAGTGTGATGTCATCAGAATAGGGTGCGCCTGACGTGAATTGATACAAGTCGTGCAAAATATGGTCGACTAATGTCGTCAAAGAGTCAGGCTTCCAGGTCTTTAGAGAGTTGATAAATCTTTCCTCAGTGTACAGTTCCTGTTGAGGATTCATGGCTTCAGTAATACCGTCGGTATAAAGGATCAAGCAATCATCTTTTTTGAGCTGAAATTCATGCTGAAGATAAATTGCATCTTCAGACACTCCAAGAGGGATGCCCTCATTGCGAGCGAGTCCGAATAGGGCGCCATCCGCCTGCAATAAAACAGGAGGGTTATGGCCTGCATTCGCACATTCGACCCGGCCTGTTTGAATGTTTAAGATGCCATAAAATGCAGTGACAAACATGCAGGCATCGTTGTCTATGCAAAGGATGCGGTTGGCTTCTTTTAAACAATTCTTCGGTGAAGAGGCTTTTTGAGCAACCGTGCGAATGATGGCTCGGCTCATTGCCATGAATAGCGCTGCAGGAATTCCTTTTCCAGATACGTCGGCAATGAGAAATCCAAGATGGTTGTGGTCGATTTGGAAAAAGTCGAAAAAATCTCCGCCAACGTGCTTTGCGGGAATCATTGTTCCCAAAATATCAAAAGTTTGAGAGCTTGGAATGGGTTTAAAGTGGTGTGGTATGATAGATTGCTGAATGTTGTAAGCAATTGCCAGCTCTTTTTCTAGATCCGAAAGCATTGCCTGTGCTTCCATAGCTTTCTTTAGAGTCAAACACTGTTCAATGGCATTAAAAATAGTGATTTCCAAATCTTTAAAATCGATGGGCTTCGTAATAAAATCGCAAGCACCCCGGTTCATGGCTTTGCGGATGTTAGACATGTCACCGTAAGCTGAAATAATGACTGCTTTGAAGATGCGTTTGAGCTCTGGGAGGTGGGAAAGGAGGACCAAACCATCCATTTCTGGCATGTTAATGTCTGTCAAGATGACGCTGATTTCCTTGTCTTGATGTAAGGCCTTTAAGGCTTCTGTGCCATTGGAGGCAAAAATGAATTCGAGCTCTTTAGTCTTGAGCTGCTTAGCAAATTTTTGCCTGATTAACAGTTCGACGTCGGGTTCATCGTCAACAACGAGAATTTTAGCCATCGCTTTCATCCATTTTTTTTAACTGATTGAGCATGAAATCTAAGATTAATTCTTTTAAATAGGAGAAATCAATGGGTTTACTGATAATTTCCGATGCTCCAAGCTCCAGGGCTG
Coding sequences within it:
- a CDS encoding OmpH family outer membrane protein produces the protein MKNLRHLLLAVAACACALTAPAFAQQASYSSAAGQSLKIGVVNAKRCLDESKLGKQEQANFEKMKKQMESILQDKEHDLEEIEAKLNDEDYMDSISEEAALELKRKKRNLRNEGLQLQNQYIQTLQQTNLKIVQKLTDTIAKASNQVAQDSSSGQTIDVIFSDEACTYFAPQLDITDRVVAKMNAIFDVESKDSAKR
- the lpxD gene encoding UDP-3-O-(3-hydroxymyristoyl)glucosamine N-acyltransferase; this translates as MREEKSFNLQELATITNCKLVGNPTHLIRNVADLENASSEDASFLANPRYLQAMKDSKAGVIFIDSQAPLVDGKNYLVSEQPSRAFQQLVDTLFPQRVHPSGFTGIHPTAVIHDTAQIADGVTIGPQAVIDEGVVIGAHTFIGAGSYIGACTQIGQNCLIHPRVVVREDCWIGNRVILQPGCVIGSCGFGYLTDKQGRHVKLNQVGNVRIEDDVEIGANATIDRARFKSTVIGQGSKIDNLVQIGHGVSIGPYNIIVAQSGIAGSTTTGKYVVLAGQVAVAGHIHLADGVTVAGKSGITKSLPAGKYGGIPAVPIADYNRNQVFLRKIETFVNQLKGVEARLQKLEEVI
- a CDS encoding PP2C family protein-serine/threonine phosphatase, yielding MAKILVVDDEPDVELLIRQKFAKQLKTKELEFIFASNGTEALKALHQDKEISVILTDINMPEMDGLVLLSHLPELKRIFKAVIISAYGDMSNIRKAMNRGACDFITKPIDFKDLEITIFNAIEQCLTLKKAMEAQAMLSDLEKELAIAYNIQQSIIPHHFKPIPSSQTFDILGTMIPAKHVGGDFFDFFQIDHNHLGFLIADVSGKGIPAALFMAMSRAIIRTVAQKASSPKNCLKEANRILCIDNDACMFVTAFYGILNIQTGRVECANAGHNPPVLLQADGALFGLARNEGIPLGVSEDAIYLQHEFQLKKDDCLILYTDGITEAMNPQQELYTEERFINSLKTWKPDSLTTLVDHILHDLYQFTSGAPYSDDITLLCLKQQV